The following coding sequences lie in one Clupea harengus chromosome 23, Ch_v2.0.2, whole genome shotgun sequence genomic window:
- the nptx2b gene encoding neuronal pentraxin-2b codes for MSELSIFSIMNSFHFGLFCVYALAFGRFAHGQAEKGERFLCTAVPIGADSCPVPPEPLQSSSAQEEELRNTVMQLRETILQQKETIVNQLGTIKELTSKLTICESASDSSGSWRKTKQDTMDDVPRDPNDTVYNMGKTMQSLKDRLENLEQQQMRANVSGVSFPNELRDLLQRRLGDLESQLLKKVNELEEEKSQLYNETAAHRQSTENTLSALMNRIKELEKGNSGFRSPENFKLSFPLRTNYLYGRVKKSLPEMYAFTVCMWLKSSSSPGIGTPFSYGVPGQANEIVLIEWGNNPIELLINDKVARLPLSLNDGRWHHICVTWTTRDGLWEAYQDGQRMGSGEDLAPWHPIKPDGVIVLGQEQDIVGGRFDATQAFVGELSHFNIWDRILRPQDVLGMANCTNYMPGNVVAWADNDVEVFGGATKSPAEQCEDRLFSS; via the exons ATGTCTGAACTTTCGATCTTTTCCATTATGAATAGCTTCCACTTCGGACTCTTTTGTGTTTATGCCTTGGCTTTTGGGAGGTTTGCTCATGGCCAAGCGGAGAAAGGCGAACGTTTTCTGTGTACCGCCGTACCCATCGGGGCGGACAGTTGCCCGGTCCCACCGGAGCCGTTGCAGTCATCCTCGGCACAAGAAGAGGAGCTGCGAAACACCGTGATGCAGCTCCGCGAAACCATACTTCAGCAGAAAGAAACCATCGTCAACCAGCTGGGCACCATAAAGGAGTTGACATCTAAACTAACTATTTGCGAGTCCGCTTCTGACAGCTCCGGCTCCTGGAGGAAAACCAAGCAGGACACTATGGACGATGTCCCCAGGGATCCTAATGATACCGTTTACAACATGGGAAAGACCATGCAAAGTCTGAAAGACCGTCTTGAGAATTTAGAG CAACAGCAGATGAGAGCCAACGTCTCGGGTGTCTCCTTCCCAAACGAGCTGCGCGACCTGCTGCAGCGTCGCCTGGGAGACCTGGAGAGCCAGCTCCTGAAGAAGGTGaacgagctggaggaggagaagtcgCAGCTGTACAACGAGACAGCCGCCCACCGCCAGAGCACAGAGAACACCCTGAGCGCTCTGATGAACCGGATCAAAGAGCTGGAGAAAG GTAACAGTGGCTTCAGGTCCCCCGAGAACTTCAAGCTGTCCTTCCCACTGCGCACTAACTACCTGTACGGCCGGGTGAAGAAAAGCCTGCCAGAGATGTACGCCTTCACCGTCTGCATGTGGCTCAAGTCCAGCTCCTCGCCTGGCATCGGAACCCCCTTCTCCTACGGAGTCCCAGGACAGGCCAATGAGATTGTCCTCATTGAGTGGGGCAACAACCCTATTGAGCTCCTCATCAATGACAAG GTGGCCCGGCTGCCCTTATCACTGAACGATGGGAGGTGGCACCACATCTGCGTAACCTGGACCACCAGAGATGGCCTTTGGGAGGCCTATCAGGATGGCCAGAGGATGggctctggggaggacctggcTCCCTGGCACCCCATAAAGCCAGATGGAGTCATCGTCTTGGGCCAGGAACAG GACATCGTGGGAGGCCGCTTCGATGCCACCCAAGCCTTCGTGGGTGAGCTGAGCCACTTTAACATCTGGGATCGCATCCTGCGGCCTCAGGACGTGCTCGGCATGGCCAACTGCACCAACTACATGCCGGGCAACGTGGTGGCCTGGGCCGACAACGACGTGGAGGTGTTCGGCGGAGCCACCAAATCTCCTGCTGAGCAGTGCGAGGACCGGCTTTTCAGCTCctag